A genomic region of Rhodohalobacter sp. 614A contains the following coding sequences:
- the cysQ gene encoding 3'(2'),5'-bisphosphate nucleotidase CysQ — MNQIDELINISIEAGKAILGYYDEEIKVTRKEDDSPLTKADLASHNVIVNSLKELTPDTPIISEESGIPAYEERTKWRSYWLVDPLDGTKEFIKKNGEFTVNIALMEEGEPVIGVVHIPAKKITYIGQKSIGSHKIDQEGNKTRILSSRPDKDQPVTIVSSRSHGASDTEDRLEEMGFKVGESVAAGSSLKFCLVAEGVADIYPRFGPTMEWDTAAGDAVFRYSGKDEARYSPITYNKESMKNGEFVIGHE, encoded by the coding sequence ATGAATCAAATCGACGAGTTAATCAATATTTCGATAGAGGCAGGAAAAGCCATTTTAGGCTACTATGATGAAGAGATCAAGGTAACGAGGAAAGAAGACGATTCTCCGCTCACCAAAGCCGATCTGGCTTCTCATAATGTAATTGTGAACTCTTTGAAAGAGTTAACCCCCGACACCCCGATTATATCAGAAGAAAGTGGGATACCAGCATATGAGGAAAGAACAAAATGGCGCTCGTATTGGCTCGTCGATCCGTTGGACGGCACGAAGGAATTCATCAAAAAAAACGGCGAATTCACAGTTAATATAGCCCTGATGGAAGAGGGCGAGCCCGTAATTGGGGTAGTACACATTCCGGCAAAGAAAATTACATATATCGGCCAGAAATCAATTGGTTCTCATAAGATTGATCAAGAGGGAAACAAAACAAGGATTTTATCATCGAGGCCAGACAAAGATCAGCCGGTAACTATTGTTTCGAGCCGTTCTCATGGCGCTTCCGATACAGAAGACCGGTTAGAGGAAATGGGTTTTAAAGTGGGCGAGTCTGTAGCTGCCGGAAGTTCCCTGAAGTTTTGCCTGGTTGCAGAAGGAGTGGCTGACATTTATCCGAGATTTGGCCCAACCATGGAATGGGACACAGCTGCCGGTGATGCGGTTTTCAGGTACTCTGGAAAAGATGAAGCAAGATACTCCCCCATAACATACAACAAAGAATCTATGAAGAATGGAGAATTTGTTATTGGACATGAATAG
- the cysD gene encoding sulfate adenylyltransferase subunit CysD, which yields MMKERNHLKELEDEGIYVMREVAAQFERPVLLFSGGKDSICMFHLAQKAFYPGNIPFPLMHIDTGHNFPETIEFRDKLVEENNLELIVGYVQDSIDKGRVKEETGPDASRNALQTVTLLDTLKEHQVDAALGGGRRDEEKARAKERFFSHRDVFGQWDPKNQRPELWNLFNGRKNPGESFRVFPLSNWTEMDVWQYIAQENIDIPSIYFSHDRQVFNRRGVWLADTEFVNRMEDEKLETRTVRFRTIGDATCTGAVLSDASNIKEIIDEVASARQTERGTRHDDKRSETAMEDRKRLGYF from the coding sequence ATGATGAAAGAAAGAAATCATCTGAAGGAACTTGAAGATGAAGGAATATACGTAATGAGGGAAGTGGCCGCTCAGTTCGAAAGGCCGGTACTTCTTTTTTCGGGCGGAAAGGACTCAATTTGTATGTTCCACCTCGCACAAAAGGCTTTTTATCCCGGCAATATACCCTTCCCGTTGATGCATATCGATACAGGACACAACTTTCCTGAAACTATCGAATTTCGAGACAAGCTTGTTGAAGAGAACAATCTCGAATTGATTGTAGGATACGTTCAGGATTCGATAGATAAAGGCCGTGTGAAAGAAGAAACGGGACCTGATGCGAGCCGCAATGCCCTTCAAACCGTAACTCTTTTAGACACTTTAAAAGAACATCAGGTGGATGCAGCGCTTGGCGGCGGCCGGCGGGATGAGGAAAAAGCAAGAGCCAAAGAACGATTCTTCTCTCACAGAGATGTGTTTGGACAATGGGATCCAAAAAACCAGCGTCCCGAACTCTGGAATCTTTTCAACGGAAGAAAAAATCCGGGCGAAAGTTTCCGGGTCTTTCCTTTGAGTAACTGGACAGAAATGGACGTTTGGCAGTATATCGCCCAGGAAAATATTGATATTCCTTCAATCTACTTTTCTCATGATCGGCAAGTCTTTAACAGGAGAGGTGTGTGGCTTGCAGATACGGAATTTGTGAATCGCATGGAAGATGAAAAACTCGAAACCAGAACCGTGCGTTTCCGAACCATCGGTGATGCCACCTGTACGGGGGCTGTGTTATCGGATGCATCCAATATTAAAGAGATTATTGATGAGGTAGCCTCGGCCCGGCAAACCGAAAGAGGAACCCGGCATGATGACAAGCGGAGTGAAACCGCCATGGAAGACCGAAAGCGGCTTGGGTATTTTTAA
- the cysN gene encoding sulfate adenylyltransferase subunit CysN: MSNSNGQSGNKYLDMDLLRFTTAGSVDDGKSTLIGRLLYDSKSIFEDQMEAIEKSSKSSGEEGVNLALLTDGLKAEREQKITIDVAYRYFATPKRKFIIADTPGHIQYTRNMVTGASTAELAVILVDATKGLLTQSKRHAFISSLLQIPHLVVAVNKMDLVDYSKKRFEEIVSDFRNFAHKLDVDDITYVPISALKGDNVVDKGENMDWYNGSTLLHILESVKVDSTQNIVDFRLPVQYVIRPNQNFRGFSGRVASGRVRPGEEVMALPSRMTSKIKEIVTYDEKLDEAHPGDSITITLEDEIDISRGDMIVRKNNVPNVSNHFEAYLCWMTEEPLELNKAYVINHTSRTAQVFVQDLVYRMNVDTIGREDADTLHLNEIGRVKLQTSNPLFYDPYQINQKTGSFIIIDPATNVTVGAGMIRAGSTIADDEDSIDEVLEAESSETNQEILPTSSPNVVWEPWNISREEREKRNGHKAMVLWFTGISGAGKSTIAKEVEKMLWEEGKQTVLLDGDQVRHGLNRDLGFSAEDRSENIRRVGETARLFFEHGNIVLCTFVSPYKKDREIVKSLFPEGRFQEIFITCSPETAQNRDPKGLYEKAKKGEITNLTGFDASHEAPEEKTSLHIDTTDLSVEEAVDLVRNHIK; the protein is encoded by the coding sequence ATGAGCAATTCCAACGGGCAAAGCGGAAATAAATATTTAGACATGGACCTGCTTCGGTTTACAACTGCAGGTAGCGTGGATGATGGGAAAAGTACATTAATCGGCAGGCTTTTATACGACTCCAAGTCTATTTTTGAAGACCAGATGGAAGCCATCGAGAAATCGAGCAAAAGTAGTGGCGAGGAAGGTGTAAACCTGGCATTACTGACGGATGGTTTAAAAGCCGAGCGGGAGCAAAAGATCACTATCGACGTAGCCTACCGGTACTTTGCCACTCCAAAAAGAAAATTCATTATTGCCGATACGCCCGGCCATATTCAGTACACAAGAAATATGGTTACCGGCGCTTCCACGGCAGAACTGGCCGTAATTCTTGTAGATGCAACCAAAGGGTTGCTCACTCAGTCCAAGCGCCATGCGTTTATCTCCTCACTCTTGCAGATTCCGCACCTGGTTGTGGCTGTGAACAAAATGGACCTTGTTGATTACAGCAAAAAACGGTTTGAAGAGATTGTTTCTGATTTCAGGAATTTTGCTCACAAACTGGATGTAGACGATATTACGTATGTACCGATTTCGGCCCTCAAAGGTGATAATGTTGTGGATAAGGGCGAAAATATGGATTGGTATAATGGCTCTACCTTATTGCATATCTTGGAAAGCGTTAAGGTAGATTCCACGCAAAATATTGTGGATTTCCGTCTTCCCGTTCAGTATGTGATTCGTCCCAACCAAAACTTCAGAGGCTTCTCAGGGAGAGTTGCATCCGGAAGGGTTCGTCCGGGAGAAGAAGTTATGGCTTTACCCTCCAGAATGACGAGTAAAATCAAGGAGATTGTCACTTATGATGAGAAACTTGATGAAGCTCACCCCGGCGATTCTATAACGATTACGCTGGAAGACGAAATTGATATCAGTCGTGGAGATATGATTGTCAGGAAAAATAATGTGCCTAATGTAAGTAATCATTTTGAGGCATATCTCTGCTGGATGACAGAAGAACCGTTGGAATTAAACAAAGCGTATGTGATCAATCATACAAGCCGAACGGCACAGGTTTTTGTCCAGGACCTGGTTTACAGGATGAATGTGGATACCATTGGAAGAGAAGATGCCGATACTCTTCATTTAAATGAAATCGGCCGTGTTAAGCTTCAGACTTCCAATCCGTTGTTTTATGATCCCTATCAAATAAATCAGAAAACGGGAAGCTTTATTATTATTGATCCGGCAACCAATGTTACCGTAGGTGCGGGAATGATCCGTGCAGGTTCAACAATTGCTGATGATGAGGATTCTATTGATGAAGTACTGGAAGCCGAATCAAGTGAAACGAATCAAGAAATACTGCCAACATCCTCTCCGAATGTTGTTTGGGAACCCTGGAATATTTCACGGGAAGAACGTGAAAAACGAAACGGACACAAAGCTATGGTTCTTTGGTTTACTGGTATTTCCGGTGCAGGAAAAAGCACAATTGCCAAAGAGGTAGAGAAAATGCTCTGGGAAGAGGGAAAGCAGACCGTTTTACTGGACGGCGATCAGGTTCGACATGGATTGAACAGAGATTTAGGTTTCAGTGCTGAAGACCGGTCCGAAAACATTCGAAGGGTAGGTGAAACCGCACGACTTTTCTTTGAGCATGGCAATATTGTGCTTTGTACGTTTGTTTCTCCGTATAAGAAAGATCGGGAAATTGTTAAAAGCCTGTTCCCGGAAGGTAGATTCCAGGAAATATTTATAACATGTTCTCCTGAAACGGCCCAAAACAGGGATCCGAAAGGCCTCTATGAAAAAGCAAAGAAAGGGGAAATTACAAATCTTACCGGTTTTGATGCCTCTCACGAAGCTCCGGAAGAGAAAACATCTCTACATATTGATACCACAGATTTAAGTGTGGAAGAAGCTGTAGATCTGGTTAGGAACCACATTAAGTAA
- a CDS encoding fibronectin type III domain-containing protein yields MFKHSSYFKSCFLALFVFLFSIPLLEVASAQSIYLEWVDNPLETMVVNWVDNSGGNATVEYRTVGSAGWSTSSGSNRSIPGSSMRVYTVHLNGLTPGQAYEFRVGGNSDIHKFRTAPNSLETPMKFIVAGDILENGVGYEQALEDFVKVSIHAAAADPYFAVLGGDLAHARGDANNVNQWMDFFRLWHDNMVTDDGFMVPILAAVGNNEVPNRYGDDPEDAVFYYTFFRYPQDQWGSKISYGKLDFREYLSIITLDSDHTQRIPGMQTQWLRGTLNNRQGVRHVIPIYHVAGWPTFASRTLIGPQEDLVRNNWHKVFWDNRIRLVFEHHDHIYKRTFPIGQCDDEIRNEKDCQYGNNAQNGVIYMGGGAWGSDNDRAAENRWYHEQVTDQIHNFVVVEIDGSAQTATAIGENGQVLDEFTDYVFLREPTSLPPDDITPTSFTARWELVEGATNYRIDVSTDPDFDTFFRNNKNKSLGDTNEFELEDLDPEETYYYQVRAENDLTTSDSSDDIVVQLIIIDPNLSSMSAEKNTAVGDNKEKVGITVSVRDEDDQPVENFQVSLFAEEGNLKAVNKFVRTNAQGLAEFQVFNDRAQTVTYGASVGSKEVTQKVQVTYLPVAPVALSASGVQNRQFKANWELVPDTDSYILDVATDNSFSQFVSGYDSRNVGNVTSHTVEAVNPGTEYFYRVRAVTNSLVGINSQAISTITFPDTPEATGASDISVISFKANWNAAAGAKKYRLDVARDQNFEQIVQGYEDLDVGNVQSYEVDGLLPGRNYYYRVQAESEPRLSNNSNIVNATTNLIDTESSEITSQQLRVLANGEQVNEIMIIVRDEEGALQSGVKVELNSENGSSQIEEIQPVTNEEGMAVFGVKNTKPEEVTYSVTAATVDMGEISVEFLPVEGELSLGHNFPNPFRFNSSIPLTIPKLMSVKLQVFNSLGAPVRTLIDEEIETGYYEVPFNGADLAAGVYFYRLITEEGTKTGKMVLVK; encoded by the coding sequence ATGTTTAAACATTCGAGCTATTTTAAAAGCTGTTTCCTGGCGTTATTTGTATTTCTTTTTTCGATACCACTTCTTGAGGTAGCATCTGCCCAGTCTATTTATCTTGAATGGGTAGATAATCCTCTCGAAACGATGGTCGTCAACTGGGTTGATAATTCGGGTGGGAATGCGACTGTAGAATATCGAACGGTTGGTTCTGCTGGATGGTCTACTTCAAGCGGATCAAACCGATCCATTCCGGGAAGTTCAATGAGAGTCTATACCGTTCACCTGAATGGGTTGACTCCTGGCCAGGCTTATGAATTTAGAGTCGGTGGGAATAGTGACATTCATAAATTCAGAACAGCTCCCAATTCGCTTGAAACCCCCATGAAATTTATTGTTGCCGGCGATATACTTGAAAATGGTGTAGGGTATGAGCAAGCTCTTGAGGACTTTGTGAAAGTAAGTATACATGCCGCTGCAGCTGATCCCTATTTTGCAGTTCTCGGTGGGGATTTGGCACACGCCAGGGGAGATGCAAATAATGTAAATCAGTGGATGGACTTTTTTAGGCTGTGGCATGACAATATGGTTACTGATGACGGATTTATGGTCCCGATTCTTGCAGCCGTGGGGAATAATGAAGTGCCTAACAGATATGGAGACGACCCCGAGGATGCAGTTTTTTACTATACATTTTTCCGGTACCCGCAAGATCAATGGGGATCAAAAATTTCTTATGGGAAACTGGATTTTAGAGAATACCTCAGCATTATCACTCTCGATTCCGATCATACCCAACGCATTCCCGGGATGCAAACCCAGTGGTTGCGGGGCACATTAAACAATCGGCAGGGCGTTCGACATGTTATTCCGATCTATCATGTGGCGGGATGGCCAACTTTTGCATCGCGGACGTTAATTGGGCCGCAGGAAGATCTGGTTAGAAACAACTGGCATAAAGTTTTTTGGGATAACAGGATTCGATTGGTTTTTGAGCATCACGATCATATATATAAAAGAACGTTTCCGATTGGCCAATGTGATGATGAAATCCGCAATGAGAAGGATTGTCAATATGGAAATAATGCACAAAATGGTGTGATTTATATGGGCGGCGGTGCATGGGGATCAGATAATGATCGTGCTGCTGAAAACAGATGGTATCATGAACAGGTAACAGATCAGATACACAACTTTGTAGTTGTAGAGATTGATGGAAGTGCTCAAACGGCCACGGCTATTGGCGAGAACGGACAAGTACTGGATGAGTTTACCGATTATGTTTTTTTGAGAGAACCGACTTCACTTCCTCCGGATGATATCACACCAACCTCATTTACAGCACGCTGGGAATTAGTTGAAGGTGCCACCAATTACCGGATTGATGTTTCAACCGATCCCGATTTTGACACCTTCTTCAGAAATAATAAAAATAAATCCCTGGGAGATACCAATGAATTTGAGCTTGAAGATCTTGATCCCGAAGAAACATATTATTACCAGGTTCGAGCAGAAAATGATTTAACGACAAGTGATAGTTCAGATGATATTGTTGTTCAGCTTATTATTATTGATCCGAACCTGTCATCGATGTCGGCCGAGAAAAATACAGCAGTTGGAGACAACAAGGAAAAAGTTGGTATCACTGTAAGCGTTCGCGATGAAGATGATCAACCTGTTGAGAATTTCCAGGTATCGCTATTTGCTGAAGAAGGAAATTTAAAAGCTGTAAATAAGTTTGTGAGAACCAATGCACAAGGATTGGCAGAGTTCCAGGTTTTTAACGACCGTGCACAAACCGTTACCTACGGAGCATCGGTTGGAAGTAAAGAGGTCACCCAAAAAGTGCAAGTTACATACTTGCCTGTTGCTCCTGTGGCACTGTCTGCGAGTGGAGTTCAGAATCGACAATTTAAGGCAAACTGGGAACTGGTTCCTGATACCGATTCGTATATTCTGGATGTGGCTACCGACAACAGCTTTTCTCAATTTGTAAGCGGATATGATTCCCGGAATGTAGGAAATGTAACATCACATACAGTGGAAGCGGTGAATCCGGGTACGGAGTATTTCTATCGTGTAAGAGCGGTAACCAACAGTTTAGTTGGTATCAATTCTCAGGCGATTAGTACCATTACTTTCCCGGATACGCCAGAAGCAACCGGGGCGTCTGATATAAGTGTAATCTCTTTTAAAGCGAACTGGAATGCTGCGGCCGGTGCAAAAAAATATCGGTTAGATGTTGCACGAGATCAGAATTTTGAACAGATCGTGCAGGGGTATGAGGATTTGGATGTTGGAAATGTTCAATCCTATGAAGTGGATGGACTGCTTCCCGGAAGAAATTACTACTACAGGGTTCAGGCGGAATCCGAACCCCGGCTCAGTAACAACTCCAATATTGTTAATGCTACAACCAATTTAATAGATACGGAAAGTTCAGAAATTACTTCTCAGCAGTTGCGGGTTTTGGCAAACGGGGAACAGGTCAACGAGATTATGATAATCGTCCGGGACGAAGAAGGTGCCTTGCAGAGTGGTGTTAAAGTCGAATTAAATTCGGAGAACGGCAGTTCTCAAATTGAGGAAATTCAACCTGTTACAAATGAAGAAGGTATGGCTGTTTTTGGAGTTAAAAACACAAAACCGGAAGAAGTTACATACTCTGTAACGGCTGCCACCGTAGATATGGGTGAGATCTCAGTTGAGTTCTTACCGGTTGAAGGCGAATTGAGTTTAGGCCATAATTTTCCAAATCCATTTCGGTTTAACTCTTCTATTCCTTTAACAATACCAAAATTAATGAGTGTCAAACTCCAGGTTTTCAATTCATTGGGAGCGCCTGTGCGTACACTGATTGACGAGGAAATAGAGACAGGATATTATGAAGTGCCTTTCAATGGAGCTGATTTGGCAGCGGGTGTATATTTCTACCGGTTGATTACTGAAGAGGGTACAAAAACAGGAAAAATGGTTCTTGTCAAATAG
- a CDS encoding Ig-like domain-containing protein has protein sequence MLSFYSPALLYGQEPLTAEELERFREIRSSLVQQGFLQNQTDIFTAEANGSVSIIEYSSYTGDNKSVGTDGARGADFKPDGTRYYILGRTSQNVLEYHLSNDWDIESASFVRELDISPEMGDGAQNAVAANGFFIRKSDGKKMWVFNRTEIWEYTLSTAWDISSANNTGYKNLSSTVVRGHDIEFRPDGKKLYVDDRIQEVIFQFNLSESWDVETASLDEVLDISDEQEAVRGIYFNEQGDRMFLNDTDRQEVLEYVLSDEFDVSSANYVGSFSTASQIPNAEGFTMSPDIRWFYMSSTSEEIIYQYEVSPVGGNESTLAADKEKVIANGNATARVTVTARTPGGDRLPGIKINLNSNSGNSDIDEVNSYTNSDGEARFDVSNSGAETVTFTASGYGTTIDQQVSVRFVNIDGEESSVASNREKVIANGSAKSEITVTARDEDGDPLEDVQINLNSNSGNVDINDNSQNTNSNGEAVFEVSNDMAENVTFTASGMGVTIDQQVSVRFVTVDPEESSIASSENRIQANGAESSIITVVARDEDGDELQGLEISLQQNGGNSNIEAIQKVTDDDGIAEFKVTNKVAEVVEYEAKGLGVTIGNDVSVNFIPIDANKSEMSISTQKILANGSAEATITVTARDEDGDPFSNVDINLNQNGGNSTITNVRKTTNSEGVAIFRVKNGNTGAITYSASALGVTISETINARFVTVDPEESLLTANPENVQANGEEESQITVTTRDEDGDVLHGARVLIEALNGNSVIDNSEKITESNGTAVFTVTNNTPQIVNYRVTAEGVEFPDDVSVGFIPIAPVGLAATNVQTRQFRTNWEMVGGAATYLIDVATDSSFNNLVEPYSAYDAGNVTSFTVQDVAPGTTYLYRVRAVSDGLIGANSQLIQTTTFPETPEALAASNRNALKFTANWNEAEGARKYRLDVAIDGSFENKLPEYNNRDVGTSTSFVVENLIPGETYFYRVRSEAGPRTSGNSSLVEASTLTISSEESEIASSQMRVLANGDQPNQITIIVRSDGGILLEGLNVSLQPHNGNSEVEGVQPVTNDEGIATFDVTNTSAEAVEYSVVVESIEIGTIRLEFVPNDGVLRLGNNYPNPFLIRSKIPLTLPNKMHVELRVFNSLGAPVQTLLDEELETGYYEVQFNGAGLAAGVYFYRLITDDEVKTRKMVLVK, from the coding sequence GTGCTGAGTTTCTATTCCCCGGCACTTTTATACGGTCAAGAACCACTGACTGCTGAAGAGTTAGAGAGATTTCGCGAGATCAGAAGTTCACTGGTCCAACAAGGTTTTTTACAGAATCAGACAGATATATTTACTGCGGAAGCGAATGGTTCTGTATCCATTATCGAATACTCATCCTATACAGGCGATAATAAATCAGTAGGCACCGATGGCGCGAGAGGCGCGGATTTCAAACCCGATGGAACCCGATACTATATTCTTGGGCGAACTTCACAAAACGTTTTAGAGTACCATTTGTCCAATGATTGGGATATTGAAAGTGCCTCTTTTGTGAGAGAGTTGGATATCTCTCCGGAAATGGGTGACGGAGCCCAGAATGCAGTAGCCGCCAATGGATTTTTTATTCGGAAATCGGATGGAAAAAAAATGTGGGTGTTTAACCGCACAGAGATATGGGAATATACCTTATCTACAGCCTGGGATATTTCATCAGCCAACAACACCGGTTATAAAAACCTGAGTAGTACCGTTGTCAGGGGGCATGATATTGAGTTTCGGCCAGATGGAAAAAAACTATATGTGGATGACAGGATTCAGGAAGTAATATTCCAGTTTAATCTCTCTGAGTCCTGGGATGTTGAAACAGCCTCTCTCGATGAAGTACTGGATATTTCTGATGAACAGGAAGCGGTTAGGGGAATCTATTTCAATGAGCAGGGCGATCGGATGTTTTTGAATGATACGGACAGACAGGAGGTACTGGAATATGTTTTATCCGACGAATTTGATGTAAGTTCTGCTAATTATGTCGGGTCGTTTAGTACGGCCTCACAAATTCCAAATGCGGAAGGATTTACCATGAGTCCGGATATCCGCTGGTTCTATATGTCTTCAACAAGTGAAGAGATTATCTACCAGTATGAAGTGTCGCCTGTGGGAGGTAACGAATCAACTCTGGCAGCCGATAAGGAAAAAGTTATAGCAAATGGAAATGCCACAGCAAGGGTAACGGTAACGGCTCGTACTCCTGGGGGGGACCGACTGCCGGGAATTAAAATCAATCTTAATTCCAACAGTGGAAATTCTGATATCGATGAAGTGAACAGCTATACAAACTCTGATGGAGAAGCAAGGTTTGATGTAAGCAACTCGGGTGCCGAAACGGTTACATTTACAGCCAGTGGTTATGGAACGACTATCGATCAGCAAGTTTCTGTCCGGTTCGTCAATATCGACGGAGAAGAATCTTCGGTAGCATCAAACAGGGAGAAGGTAATTGCAAACGGATCAGCAAAAAGTGAAATAACCGTAACTGCCAGAGATGAAGATGGTGATCCGTTGGAAGACGTTCAGATCAACCTGAATTCAAACAGTGGAAATGTAGACATCAACGATAACAGCCAGAATACAAATTCGAATGGCGAGGCGGTGTTTGAGGTCAGTAATGATATGGCAGAGAATGTTACGTTTACAGCAAGTGGAATGGGCGTAACCATCGATCAACAGGTGTCTGTTCGTTTTGTGACGGTTGATCCCGAAGAATCATCCATTGCTTCCAGCGAGAACAGAATTCAGGCCAATGGTGCAGAATCGAGTATCATAACCGTAGTTGCCAGAGATGAAGACGGAGATGAACTTCAGGGGCTTGAAATCAGTCTGCAACAAAATGGAGGAAATTCAAATATTGAAGCCATTCAAAAGGTTACGGACGACGACGGTATTGCTGAATTCAAAGTAACCAACAAAGTAGCTGAAGTTGTGGAGTATGAGGCCAAAGGGTTGGGAGTTACCATTGGGAACGACGTTTCGGTAAACTTTATACCGATTGATGCGAATAAGTCTGAGATGTCTATTTCCACTCAAAAAATTCTTGCCAATGGAAGTGCAGAAGCTACAATCACTGTAACAGCACGAGATGAGGATGGTGATCCTTTCAGCAACGTGGATATAAACCTGAATCAAAATGGCGGAAATTCCACAATTACGAATGTTCGGAAAACAACAAACTCTGAAGGTGTTGCAATTTTTAGGGTTAAAAATGGTAATACTGGGGCAATAACGTATTCCGCAAGTGCACTTGGAGTAACAATTAGTGAAACGATAAACGCTCGATTTGTAACTGTAGATCCGGAAGAATCGCTCCTCACTGCTAATCCGGAAAATGTGCAGGCAAATGGGGAAGAGGAGAGCCAAATTACAGTAACTACCCGGGATGAAGACGGCGATGTTTTACACGGAGCACGGGTCTTAATTGAAGCACTGAATGGCAATTCTGTTATTGATAATTCCGAAAAGATAACCGAATCAAACGGGACGGCCGTTTTTACGGTAACAAACAATACTCCTCAAATTGTGAACTACAGGGTTACGGCAGAAGGAGTTGAATTTCCGGATGACGTTTCAGTAGGATTTATCCCAATTGCACCCGTTGGTTTAGCCGCTACGAATGTTCAGACAAGACAATTCAGGACAAATTGGGAAATGGTTGGTGGAGCTGCGACTTACCTGATTGATGTTGCTACAGACAGCTCTTTTAATAATTTAGTCGAACCTTACAGTGCTTATGATGCCGGCAATGTGACCTCTTTCACTGTTCAGGATGTAGCGCCTGGTACAACTTATTTATACCGGGTGCGTGCCGTAAGCGACGGATTGATTGGAGCAAATTCCCAACTTATTCAAACTACAACATTTCCGGAAACGCCGGAGGCCCTAGCAGCATCTAATAGGAATGCCCTGAAGTTTACCGCGAACTGGAATGAAGCCGAAGGAGCCAGGAAGTACAGGTTGGATGTGGCAATAGATGGATCATTTGAGAATAAACTTCCAGAATACAACAACCGTGATGTAGGCACTTCGACAAGTTTTGTGGTCGAGAACCTTATTCCGGGAGAAACTTACTTCTATCGTGTTCGTTCAGAAGCGGGACCGCGCACAAGTGGAAATTCCAGCCTTGTGGAAGCTTCAACGTTGACGATAAGCAGTGAGGAATCAGAAATTGCATCTTCGCAAATGCGGGTTTTGGCGAATGGAGATCAACCCAATCAAATCACGATTATAGTTCGCAGTGACGGTGGAATTTTATTGGAGGGTTTGAATGTCTCTTTACAACCTCATAATGGCAATTCAGAAGTGGAGGGTGTTCAGCCAGTTACAAATGATGAAGGAATAGCCACTTTTGATGTAACGAACACATCCGCCGAAGCTGTAGAATATTCCGTAGTTGTCGAAAGCATTGAGATTGGAACCATCAGGCTTGAATTTGTTCCAAATGATGGTGTTCTGAGGCTTGGAAATAATTATCCCAATCCGTTTTTGATTCGTTCAAAAATCCCGCTCACACTTCCGAACAAAATGCACGTTGAATTGCGTGTATTCAATTCCCTTGGAGCTCCTGTCCAGACTTTGCTGGATGAAGAGTTGGAAACAGGTTACTACGAAGTTCAGTTTAACGGTGCGGGACTTGCAGCCGGCGTCTATTTCTACAGGTTGATTACTGATGACGAGGTGAAAACCCGGAAGATGGTCCTTGTAAAGTAG